GATTGTTCGCGATATTTGTGGCCTTCTGTCTTCTGTTAGTCGCCGGTTGCGCCATCAAAAAGGCCCCCACCGGTGAGGACTACTACCAGCAGGCCCAGGCCAATTTCGCCCATCATGAGTACAACGCCGCCATCGAAAACTATCAGCTGGTAATCGACAAATACCCTTTCAGCCCGTACGCCGAAGACGCGGAGCTGAAGATCGGGCTGGCGTACTACGAGATGAAGGATTACGCGGAGGCGATCGGATCGCTGGATGATTTTCAGCGCATGCACCCGACCAGCAAGAACCTCGAACTCGTCAGCTACTACATCGCGATGAGTTACTACACCCAGATCGGCCGCGAAGACCAGGATCAGACCAAGACCGAGCAGGCGCTGAAGCATTTCGAGATTATCGAGCAGCGGTTCCCCGAAGGATCGTTCGCGGAACTTGCGCGCCAGAACGCGAACGTCTGCCGCGAGATGCTCGCGCGTCACGAAATGGTGGTTGGCAGCTACTATTTCAAGCGCGCGAACTTCCGCGCCGCCGAATCGCGGCTCGCCGAGCTGATGCAGAAATATCCCGACACCCCGATCGCACCGGATGCGCTGTTTGAACTCGGCCAAGCGCTGGAAAAAGAGGGCAAGAAGTACTCGGCGGCACAAGCATTTTCCGCGCTCGAACGCCACTATCCCGAGACCCCCTATTCGGCCAAAGCCAAGGCGGACTTGAAGAAGCTCAACCAGCCAATCGACACCGAGGAAGATCCCCTGCCGCTAGTGCTGGCCGAGACTGGGTATGGCGGCCAGCAGACCGACCAAGAGCACGTGGTCGTTCGCCAGCGCGATGCGACCCTCGACGAAAGCGCGGCCGCTGCTCCACCCTCGACGCCGGGCACCCCCGCACAACCTTCGAACAATCAGTTAGCTGCGCTCAGTCATCGATCGGCCTCGGCCTACGGGCCTGACGGGCTGCCGATTCTCGATCGGCCTGATAGCCAGGCACCAACGCACGCGGCGGGACCCGCCACGCTCAAGACGATACGCCTTTCCCAGGCTGATCCACCGATGTCGATAATTCTCGACCTGACCGGCCCCGTTACCTACAACAAACGGGTCGAAAACGGCTCCGGCTACTCCACCGCGATACTGACCCTGAAAGACGTCACGCCGGACAAGACGTTGCAGAGCCACATCGTTTTCGACCGCTCCATCTTCCGAGACTGCGACGTCAAGACGGACTCGCAGGGCACCACGGTTACCATGAATACCGTCCCGTTGGCGGACGTCTCGGTGGTTCCCCTCGACGGACCACCGCGCCTCTTGCTGACCTTCATGCCGCAGAGCCAACAAGCGTCGAACTGACTCACCGCGATCTTCGCCGATACCTTTCCTGGCGGGTTGTCGATTAATCAAGTCCTGCTCAAGGTGGGAGAAGTAGCGCGTCGCATCTCCAATGGGCGGGGCGGGTGGGAGGATTCACCGGACGGCGACTCTCTTTTTCAACTGAAGATGTCGCTGAACTTCAACCCCACAAACTCCAGCACAACTTCGGCATAGACCTTCAAACCCCAGAAAAATCCATCGATCGGCAACCGCTCGTCGTTGCCGTGGAACAACGACCCAAACGGCGTGTGCGAATGAAGCTTGACGGGACTGAATCCGTAACACTGCGACCCAAGGCGCGCGTAAAATTTGTTGTCGGTGGCACCGGGCGTCATCCACGGGATCGCGCGCGCACCGGGGTCCGCCGCTTCTACGTGCTGACGGATTAGCTCGAAAAGTTCCGTGTCGGGGCTCGTTTCCGCGGGAGGCGCGGTTTTGACCAGTTCAAACTTGGGCTCCGGGCCGACGATCTTGCGCAGCTCCGCCATGAAGCTTTCGGGATCTTCGCCCGGAAGCGTGCGGCCATCGAGCACCACCGAGGCTTCACCGGGAATAACGTTGTCCTTGTAGCCCGCGCGTAAGATTGTGGGCGAAACGGTATTGGAAAGCATCGGGCGCAATAGCGGCCCGGGATCGTCTTCGGGTAGGCCGAGATCCGCTAACGTTCGCTTCATTAACGGCGTGATGTTGCGGCGCATCGGTGTGTTTACGATCTTCGTGATTAGCGCGGAAATTTTTGCGATCGCGGTCTCCTTGCGCGGCATCGAACCGTGTCCGGGTGGCGCCGTGACCGTCATCTTGACCGTGACGAAGCCCTTCTCTGCCACCTGGATCGGATACAAGCGCCGCCGGCCAACGTGCAGGGTAAATCCTCCGACTTCATTAAGCACCCATCCGGCGCGCACCAGTTCCGGATGCCGCTCGACCAGGAATTTGGCGCCCAGGTCCGACCCTGCCTCTTCATCTGCGACGGCCGCAAGAATAATGTCGCGATTCGGAACCGCACCCGCACGCTTCAACGCGCTTACCAGGACCAGGTCCATCGCACCCTTCGATTTCATGTCGATAGTGCCGCGACCCCAGATGCATCCCTGGTGCGTCTCCGCGCCGAACGGTTCGCGGGTCCATCCCGATGGTTCGACCGGAACCACGTCGGTGTGCGAGGAAAGCATGAGGGCCGAGCGGGCAGCCTCCGCGCCCGCCAATCGCGCGACCAGGTTCGCGCGGGTCGGCGCGCTCTCTCGAATTACCGATGCTATTCCGTGGACGCCGAGGGAGCTCGCGATCAGATCGGCTGCGACGCGCTCGTTGCCAGGCGGATTGCTGGTGTCCAGCCGGACAAGCGCGCGCAGGATATCGAGCGCCTCGTTCTGAATACCCTCCCACGGAATCTTCATCACCGTAACTTCAGGTCCTCTCGATGTTGTTCGACCGCTGCGAATAATGCGGGGAACCAGCGATTCCCGCAAGGGGAACCAAATGGTGACCCGCACCTGCGTTTCGGTCTAGTCTGGCTCTGGAGCTCCACAGAAATTGCGCATCACCTGCATCGAGCGCGTACTAATCGCGACCCCTTCCATCGCGGAGTCTCGCCGGCAATGGGCACGCGCTGGCTTTGCCATCGCGCCGAATGAAACTGAGCTCGGGAGAGTCCGCTTCGTGGGACTGGCTGCGGGAGCGATCGAGATCGACTTGTGCGAGCCTGCCGGTGTCAACGCTACCCCGCTAGCGGCCGCGGTCGGCGAGGCGGCCTCGCGTGGGGGCGGAATCATCGGATGGACCTGGGGAGTTGCTCGGGGCGAGCGGCATTCGAACATGCCCATCCAGCTGCCCGGAGTGGAAGCGCGTGCACTTCCGCAGGAGCTCAGCGGCGTCTTTACCGCCGCGCTCGAAGTCACTGCCGATCAGAGCGCGCGTTGCCAGAGGCACCGCGAGACCTTCGGAAGCAATCCGAACACGGTGGAATTTCTTGAGCACATCGTGGTGATGGCGCCAGCGCTCGACGACGCGATCGCGACCCACGAAGCCCTCGGAATTCCTTGCAAGCGCATCCGTGAGGTCGGCGGCGGCACGCGCCAGGCGTTCTTCAAACTCGAGCGGACCGTCATCGAGGTCGTAGGGCCAACTCGTGATCGCACTGGATGCTGGGGGCTCGCGTTCATGTGCAGTGACATCGCACGGGCGGTCGCGGTGGTGCGGGAAAACGGGCTTGCGGCTACCGAACCAAAACCGGCCGTCCAGGGCGGCCTGATTGCCCGCATCGTCGATCCGATCGAGGGCGTGTCCATCGCCTTCATGCAGGCGCCGTGACTTCGAACGGAACGTGCTTCTGAATCCGCGGCATCCGGTTCCACCGCTTTTGCCGACCCCCTGACGGCAGAGCTTTTGCGCCGCCCTCAGCGATGAATGAGAAGAGAATTCTGGGGACTTCGAACGGGATCTCAATTCCCCTTGAAGTCGGGCGCGCGCCGCTCCAGGAAAGACTGCAACCCTTCCTTGAAATCATTCGATCGAAACAGGATCAGCAGTTGGGTCAAGACGTGATGGGTATGCGACTCGAAGTCTTCGCTTAGGCCGTGGCGGAACAGCCGCTTCATCGCCCTGATCCCGAGCGGGGCGTTCGCCGCTATCTTTTCTGCCCAGCGCATCGATTCCGCCATCAGGTCGTCGTGCGTGACGATCTGGTTTACCAGCCCCAATTCGACCGCACGCTGCGGGGTAATGTCGTCAGCAATGAAACCGATCTCGCACGCCCGTGCCCATCCCACCAGCCGTGGCAAATACCAGGTGCCGCCACTCTCCGGCACGATGCCGCGCTTGGCGAATGCCGGCGCGAGTTTCGCGCGATCGCTCATCAGGCGCAGGTCGCAACCGAGCGCCAAATCGAACCCGTAACCGGCCGCCGGACCGTTAATCGCGCAGATGACCGGAGTGTCGATGCGATGAAGCGTCACGGTCGGAATTTCCAGCGTGCTCAGATGTGAGACCCCGCCACTACCGAGCGTGCCGCCGATACCGCTACCGGCAGCAGTGTCTTTGAGATCCAGCCCGGAACAGAATCCGCGGCCCTCGCCAGTCAGAACAATCGCGCGCACGTCGCTATCGCGGTCGTACTCAGTCAGCCTCAGACCCAGCGCGGTAAGCATCTCCACGCTGATCGCATTCATTCGATCGGGACGATTCAGTCTAAGGACCGCGACATGTCCCTTTTTTTCGGCAATTAAATCACTCATCGAGATCTCCTCAACGCACCGGTCCCTACCATATCCACCTCAGACCCAACAACGTTTTCGATTCCTTGATCGTATTCGGCGGCACGCCTCCCACTCGCGTTCTTCCCGCGGGTGCCGCGCGGCGTGTGGAGAACACGTACGTCTGGGCCATCTGAACCGGCGAAGTCCGATGCCCGAATCTCCAGCGTGACGTCGTCACGGCGGCCCACTCAAAAGCGCAGAGTAGCCATAAAAACTACGGCTCCGAGTAAGCCGCTTTGTACTGCTCGTGCAGTTTCTCTTGGGCGGCCGCAGCCTCATCCGCGGTATTATAAGGGCCGATTCGCACCGCATACTGCGTCTCTCCGTTTATAGTTCTGGTTTTCTCGCACGCTTTGTACCCGAGCCCCGCGATGCGCCCGACCATCGCGTCCGCTTCGCTCTTCTCGCTTACCGCACTCACCTCAATGTTGTAGCGGTGAGGCGTCGGCACGCATTGTGATGGAGCTGGGCCAGTGGATGGCGCGCTTTCAGTCGCGGACTCCTCATCCCCGGAAGCAGCCTCCGAGGAAATGATCGTCGTTTTCGATCGCGGGAGCGATGGCGCCGGCTCATTGCGTCTTTCAGTCGATGCCATTTTCCCATGTTTTGGCGTGTTCGGTTTCACCACCATTGGCGGTGCAGGTTCGGCTGGGCCTCTGGATTCGGGCATGCTCTCGGGCGGCCGCGGCGGAATCGCCTTGCTCGCCTGGACCGGCGCCACGGTTGGCTGCGTCGCATTTTCTTCTCGGTAACGCTTCCAGCGGTCAATTCCGGAGGAAAGCGCGAGCAGCAACACAACGACCAAGCCTATCCGCAATCTCCCACGGCGGCGACACAGACCCCGCGTGCTACGGCGACCATCGTCACGGGGTGAAGGCTCGCGAGCTTCGCCGAAAACGAATTGCTCCCGCTCGAGACCTCGCTCTCTCCCACGAGCTTCAGGCGCGGCCCGGGGAATCGGAGGGGGCTCACGCCGGGGACCCGTCGCGGTGTCGGACGGCAACTCGATAACTTTACTGGGCTGCTCAGAAGCCGCCGCCCACAGCACCGCGAAAACGCGATGCGAACCGCTAAGTCCCTTGAGGTTCAGATCCCGACCACCATCAAAGCGAATATCGCCGGCGCTCTCGGTCATCGCCTTGAAGGTCGCCGACACTAGGATCTGTGCACCGCTGGCGGCGGCGCCGATTCGCGCCGCCAGGACCACCGTTTTTCCGAAAAAGTCACCCGCCTCGCGGATCGCCTCGCCGGTGTTGAGACCGATGCGCACCCGCAGGGGTGCCTCGGGATGCTGCTTCGAGTACGTTGCCAGCCATCGCTGGATCTCCACCGCGCACAGCAACGCGCGGCGCGCACTCGAAAACGCAACCATGAAACCATCACCCATGGTTTTAACTTCGTAGCCGCCCTCCTTGGCGACCTGCTCGCGAACCGCACGATTGTGGATTTGAAAGACCTCCTGCGCGCGCAGATCGCCGAGCTTCTCGATGATCAGGGTGGAGTTCTCGATGTCCGAAAACATGATGCTCACGGTTCCATCAGGAGCCGCGTGGCCGCTCAGATTCGGCCGCTCCACCATCACGGTCGATGCCATCTGGTCCATCGCCCCACGCGAGGAGCCGGCGATGGTGTGCAGCGTCTCTCGGACCATCGCTGCACTCAGGGGCCGCTCCGCCGGGGTCTTCGCGAGCAGTTTCAGCACCAGAGCATCAAGCGCCGGCGAGATGCCCGGAGCATGCTTTGAGGGCACTTCCGGTACCGCGTTGACGTGCTGCGAGATAATGGCCATCAGATCGTCGCCGATGAACGGCGGACGACCGGTGAGCAATTCGTAGATCAGCGCGCCCAGTGAATAGAGATCGCTTCGCGGCTCGAGCGCGCGCCCCACCGCCTGCTCAGGCGACATATAGGCAGCCGTCCCGACCATCATCCCATGCGACGTAATGCGCGATTGATCGGGTGCAATCGCAAGGCCGAAATCACCGAGCAGCGGCGTACCGTCGCCGGAAAGAAACACATTGGCGGGCTTGATGTCGCGATGGACGATGCCGAGCGAATGCGCATATTCAACTCCAAGACACAGCTGTTCGGCGATTCGAATGGTATCGGTGACCGGCAAACGATGACCGGGTGCGTGGCGCAGCAAATCGCTGAGCGAACCCCCAGGCACATATTGGCTGACGATGTAGGGGCGGCCCTGCTCCGCTTCGCCGATGTCGTAGATGCCGACGATATGCGGGTGGTCGCCGAGGCGGCCCATCGCGCGTGCCTCGCGCAGAACTCGCGCGCGGCCCGCGTCGTCCAGCCCCTCGACCCGAAACAAGGCAACCGCCACATCGCGATCCAAGGTCTCGTCGTGGGCGAGGTAGACGACCTTGCTGCCGCCCTCGCCCAGGATCCGACGCACGCGATAGCGCCCGCCGGCGATCGACTCCACCTGGGGCTGGGCCGCGGCGGAGGGTGGGCCCGCGGTACCCACCCCAGAGCCTAACGACGAATTGGAGCGCGCGGAAAGCGACTTACCGCATCTACCGCAGAACTTCTCATCGGCGCGGTTGCTGGCGCCGCATACGGAGCAGGCAACTTCGAGCGCCGCCCCGCATTGGCCACAGAAACTACGCCCCTCGGCGTTAGCGCTGCCACAGGACCCACACAGCACCCGCCTATTGTAACCAGACGCTTCGCCGAGGACACACGGGTGTACAGCAAATTCCTGCCGCCT
Above is a window of Candidatus Binataceae bacterium DNA encoding:
- a CDS encoding enoyl-CoA hydratase-related protein, encoding MSDLIAEKKGHVAVLRLNRPDRMNAISVEMLTALGLRLTEYDRDSDVRAIVLTGEGRGFCSGLDLKDTAAGSGIGGTLGSGGVSHLSTLEIPTVTLHRIDTPVICAINGPAAGYGFDLALGCDLRLMSDRAKLAPAFAKRGIVPESGGTWYLPRLVGWARACEIGFIADDITPQRAVELGLVNQIVTHDDLMAESMRWAEKIAANAPLGIRAMKRLFRHGLSEDFESHTHHVLTQLLILFRSNDFKEGLQSFLERRAPDFKGN
- a CDS encoding outer membrane protein assembly factor BamD, encoding MRRLFAIFVAFCLLLVAGCAIKKAPTGEDYYQQAQANFAHHEYNAAIENYQLVIDKYPFSPYAEDAELKIGLAYYEMKDYAEAIGSLDDFQRMHPTSKNLELVSYYIAMSYYTQIGREDQDQTKTEQALKHFEIIEQRFPEGSFAELARQNANVCREMLARHEMVVGSYYFKRANFRAAESRLAELMQKYPDTPIAPDALFELGQALEKEGKKYSAAQAFSALERHYPETPYSAKAKADLKKLNQPIDTEEDPLPLVLAETGYGGQQTDQEHVVVRQRDATLDESAAAAPPSTPGTPAQPSNNQLAALSHRSASAYGPDGLPILDRPDSQAPTHAAGPATLKTIRLSQADPPMSIILDLTGPVTYNKRVENGSGYSTAILTLKDVTPDKTLQSHIVFDRSIFRDCDVKTDSQGTTVTMNTVPLADVSVVPLDGPPRLLLTFMPQSQQASN
- a CDS encoding protein kinase, with product MGTAGPPSAAAQPQVESIAGGRYRVRRILGEGGSKVVYLAHDETLDRDVAVALFRVEGLDDAGRARVLREARAMGRLGDHPHIVGIYDIGEAEQGRPYIVSQYVPGGSLSDLLRHAPGHRLPVTDTIRIAEQLCLGVEYAHSLGIVHRDIKPANVFLSGDGTPLLGDFGLAIAPDQSRITSHGMMVGTAAYMSPEQAVGRALEPRSDLYSLGALIYELLTGRPPFIGDDLMAIISQHVNAVPEVPSKHAPGISPALDALVLKLLAKTPAERPLSAAMVRETLHTIAGSSRGAMDQMASTVMVERPNLSGHAAPDGTVSIMFSDIENSTLIIEKLGDLRAQEVFQIHNRAVREQVAKEGGYEVKTMGDGFMVAFSSARRALLCAVEIQRWLATYSKQHPEAPLRVRIGLNTGEAIREAGDFFGKTVVLAARIGAAASGAQILVSATFKAMTESAGDIRFDGGRDLNLKGLSGSHRVFAVLWAAASEQPSKVIELPSDTATGPRREPPPIPRAAPEARGRERGLEREQFVFGEAREPSPRDDGRRSTRGLCRRRGRLRIGLVVVLLLALSSGIDRWKRYREENATQPTVAPVQASKAIPPRPPESMPESRGPAEPAPPMVVKPNTPKHGKMASTERRNEPAPSLPRSKTTIISSEAASGDEESATESAPSTGPAPSQCVPTPHRYNIEVSAVSEKSEADAMVGRIAGLGYKACEKTRTINGETQYAVRIGPYNTADEAAAAQEKLHEQYKAAYSEP
- a CDS encoding M20/M25/M40 family metallo-hydrolase, whose protein sequence is MKIPWEGIQNEALDILRALVRLDTSNPPGNERVAADLIASSLGVHGIASVIRESAPTRANLVARLAGAEAARSALMLSSHTDVVPVEPSGWTREPFGAETHQGCIWGRGTIDMKSKGAMDLVLVSALKRAGAVPNRDIILAAVADEEAGSDLGAKFLVERHPELVRAGWVLNEVGGFTLHVGRRRLYPIQVAEKGFVTVKMTVTAPPGHGSMPRKETAIAKISALITKIVNTPMRRNITPLMKRTLADLGLPEDDPGPLLRPMLSNTVSPTILRAGYKDNVIPGEASVVLDGRTLPGEDPESFMAELRKIVGPEPKFELVKTAPPAETSPDTELFELIRQHVEAADPGARAIPWMTPGATDNKFYARLGSQCYGFSPVKLHSHTPFGSLFHGNDERLPIDGFFWGLKVYAEVVLEFVGLKFSDIFS